Genomic segment of Nothobranchius furzeri strain GRZ-AD chromosome 12, NfurGRZ-RIMD1, whole genome shotgun sequence:
ttattgtactttctgcttcttcttttgctgctcttgtgtgtttacgatttgcctctttctcgcactcctttctgtgttctattgtccgtgtattgagttggcgtccggtttctcctatgtatgttttattgcatattttgcatgggatttcatagatgactccacatttttgtccagctgatattttgtcttttgggtgtactagtctgtttctaactgttgtgtatagacatagtagttaacagaatcagacagatagatagatagatagatagatagatagatagatagatagatagatagatagatagatagatagatagatagaagatagatagatagatagatagatagatagatagatagatagatagatagatagatagatagagagatagatagagagatagatagagagatagatagatagatagatagatagatagatagatagatagatagatagatagatagatagatagatagatagataggctgtgtccgaatccagaggtaggatgcttgtgagtacggtTCCTCGCCGGTCTGGCAAGTCTGGTGTaccgggtccttgctagaccgctaaaaccggaagtcagcggctctgaattcggacagtactagcctcgtttttattcccgcccccaggtccagtTGCTTAGCTACTGTGATGGCgtcaaacaggctaacaagctaacaagctagtcagaggtgaaaatggatccacagcagtattccctttcatttttggtttttgaagagctgcgactgcttagtaaacgtcaccggcctttgtatttaaggctgagaagcagccatatccaggtaaaattattttttgtttagtgaaccatttttcaggcattacatgttaactttagtgctagtttcatttatattttaagcaacagaaagacatgtggctgaatatacacattagtatagagtagactaacatgcatatagttaatttaacctatattcatctaaaataattaatggaatgacattttagaagtttgtatttgatcataatgcttggttctgtgcataaatttcatagtaaaagtagcattacaatgtgtttaatgtgtattgtccttttcaacttatgcctaataatgcctagctctcttctaaaaatctcaagcatttatacagtttttttttattgttttattgttctctacttttcttttaacagaacagacccctgtactgtaggataaacatgagtgtgccagtcctggaccagttttttttaaccaggatgatcccaggccagattttcgtctgagcagggagtcttttgtggtgttgctaaatgtcctgaaccaagatcggcgacatggttggggtgccacaatcgagaccctggtgtttctgttctggttggcaagtggaacatcctaCAGGGTGGTCTCAGGAGTATTTGGGATGCCTCGCTCAACTGTCCACGACATCGTCCATCGAGTCACGGAGGATGTGGTCGCAATCCTCCACCAGGTCATTCACCTCCCCAAAACCCCAGAGGAGATGGAGGTTGTGTCTcgtgggtttgctgggctggctcgacacagagctttcatgaaagcagcaggtgcgatcgacggctgtcacattcggatcaaggctccgagcggtcctgatggtcagtgctacagaaacaggaaactgttcccatctatcatcctgcaggcagtttgtgaccatcagggctgctttatcgacacctatgtgggctggcctgggtcggtcgacgactccagggtcctccggcacagcccactgtacaggcagtcagcctttcctcctccagggcacttcatcctcgcggatggagggtacccatgcctccaacatccactccccatcatcaccccctacaaacgggtggttcaaggtgtgggagcccagcgcttcaacagccatcattccagggcacgctgcatcatcgagcgtgcttttggaatgatgaagaccagcttcaggaccatcttcctgaaagtgctggaggtccaccacacctttgtacctcatgtaagttaacacaaagtggaaataaactttgggtgtaatctttgtttgggaatgaaatataaattaaatttttatctctattacaggtcatcacagcatgcaccatcctgcacaacatctgcctcagtgctggtgacattgtggtgcaggacgatgaactggaggatgatgctccagaagatgagggggaggctggtttggaggcagtcagtggtgccctctggcgggaccaactttctgctgaggtgtctgctctggaggaagtaccaccagatcacaattactgttaacaggcaagtaatttacgtaggaatctctagtttaaaaatcatttagtcctgttatctgctagagttacaagtattatactcatgatctccttttttgcatatatctgaatgttagtgatgtgacagccgtcgattgagccagccaagcaaacccttttgatggacgatgcagtggtcagtgagatgaggcatccagaagcaccctctgcagaccactctgtctgatgttccacttgccaactagaaacgttcagccacggatctcggttcctgcactccatccacctcgatccatgtttagtagatttagcaacaccaccaaagactccctgctttccaagtttactgtatatagTTTGCTTTTATCTTTAattttattccttacagtgttcccttaccatttatttactatgttgttacttgttaaaaactgaataataaaactgttaatgatcaaaaaagagttatcaattaatagaaattttattacatttaaacaaataacaaaaacattcaaacacatatatagaacctgaaccagaagaaactaaaagaaaaaaactccatttctctgccatcctttccatcaatgctaaaaatctgtccatccttctttctctcctctcctccgcttccctctgttgtctcatgtccttcctgatcaggtcaaggagctcatcagcccttctcctttttctccctgatgaggagtctggcttccttccaccactctccctgtcctctgtctcacccactgctgcacttggccctggagtgtcctcgggaatggaagcaataaggacaggatgcatagtggaaggcctctgtcccaacacctcgtccatggggacaaaccagggccaggtttcagcagtgggctttccgctgactccctctcctgaccctggatacttgcagtcctacagacaaagggaattagaattacaaggctttattgtcatttaacaacagagaacactgtgggcataatgaaattacagatgctccttaaaggtactggttctggatgagaatagagaggaatagaagaacaaagtcagattatgaatcatagttgataaaacatgcaataaacaatattttgatttatcaacatgggagatgaaaattgtgttctgtgtttttttccgcctaaaatgaaattaaaaacataaaatcagtaatgtggtttcttaaaaattagatTCCTCACTTGTGttgcgtccagcaatggtcagtttaggtcaagcccccacaatgccgctctaaaaatggtcccatcccggaagtaagaaaaattgcagttccaccctcatccgctgggggctggtgccagaagcgagcaaatcctcattgactcccatgttaaaaatgccaatttcacagcagaaataaacatgtttacagcctggttccaaaacatgttttttgtctaaattatctagtttatactcatgacaactctgaggggagtgaatttttttctcactcttctgtttaagtgtattgaaagcctaaaattctgtataattaatgagcatccgacacacgtgaccgccgcctcagacccacgtgaccacagagctagctccgtggaaaggcctcagtacagcctcggtgtcTCCTGTAAACTGTTTGGGGATTTTGAGTaataacaagtacggctaagttaaaccctgacacatagtattaacccagtcagaacatcatgtatcaaagaaggcgtgtttctgagatacttggtaaaacatctccaaacttgtcagcctctgattgactGTCCAAATCATAATATCAAATCCTTAAGACTAAATTGCTTTGAGTGTTttggcagttctagagaaagcttcagaccggccatctttagccaaatctctttaaccatcaaaggttTTGacatcgtcaaaacctttttgcacctacaaagctgagacagcaaacagttcctgcagaacaacgctgatattgttcaactcctcaagagttattcctgagtagGGTTGGGTACCAGTACTCGGTACTTTAATAGCACCGGTTCTGACATAAACGGTAGTAACCAGACCGAAAAGCAACGCAGATTTCGGTTCTTCATTCCGGAGATGTCAATCATTTTGGACTCTAGTAGCCACTCATTTTACTTTTCCAGTGATAGTAGGCGGGCCCAGCCAAGTGCGTATTTGGTTAGAGTGGACCTACATTATTTATCAAAAATACCGAAGGCGAAGCGGTCAAAAGTGTGGCTGTACTTCACAGCAAAAGATGCAGACTCAGCAACCTGCAACAGGTGCTCCAAGGTGATACTCAGTAAAAGAGGTAacacctctaatttaatgaaacacCTGGTGACGCATAgcatttttttaaaggagacataacatgaaaaacccacttttttatccattaacacagtgtgtttcacattttaagtgtctaagtgagcaaaaaggcttatattattcactggagttgctatttagatatttaataattaagttttggacatatttgtccacccgttcagtttttcaaattatctattacatcagtaatttatttcgtcaggataactaccaaatatggtcatggccctcggctaaacacagagccaatccgccattttttcttctcgctaagattttttgtagtcctattggaaaaatgcagaatgtctggttattttagccacacacagctcaaaactgttcctcgttttaaggaagggtggtgtggcagtatttaaacccaggagctgataacactactgctaaaaaaacacagaagaaaaagtagtgtgtgtgtgtgtgtgtgtgtgtgtgtgtgtgtgtgtgtgtgtgtgtgtgtgtgtgtgtgtgtgtttgtgtgtgcgtgtgtgcgcgcgcacgtttcgttcgttcgtgtctcgcaggatagtaagtactgagggcttcatctatctaaaaggagtcatttccatctgaatgtggcagcaacgggacacagcagcagagcggtaagcttcatatcactctaaaatgtcgacaaactttactttagatttacgggcattagcagcactaaagcgttagcatccggcttgctatcgctagcacagtatgccagtaaagttagcacccagattaatgtggatttggctgattttcgtggaataaaacgtgatttctgatcaacgccttcttttacaccagatgataacctcccactgattgtaatgtgggctttttctgttattcttaaagaaaagagtcggagagagtttttcagtcaagaacagcgtggtcttttatttatcttctcacatgtcaggacagctgaaagaccccgacaaaagagtggttcccctttttatagctcacatctcttctgtggaaactgtgggtggagacttctgtctgggacccagcaacacttttggaatcacatcaagtatttagcaagtcagataagctatgagcaattctactggaagcaagcagagaccaaaacaggaaattcctttggagctgatgttggaacagcacacgaactctagccagaaaacactttcaacctaagaactcagctttaactcaatacattctgtagatgacctcttgacctttttggcgccaacagtcctccctttggtggacttgtccaccacacattactattgtaaacaaattagcaaggtagggtataccaataaatgaatgcttaactaagtaacagaacaaatgagcaacaaataatgataatgtaacaatatgaccgaggatagagacaaaagggaataacatatgaccttgaatcaaaaaatgcataaaggagaacccatgccaaaacacgagatgattttccagactaacacagcaacgttaacacgtatatgtaatgaacaatgattaagacactgaaaaacaaccaatgggttcacagctgagacaatgaaaaactatgaaagaatacatgaaacatgacattagcattaactgaacccaTTACTTCGCGGATGTATTGCATGCGCGCTCCGTATGGAGGCAAAAAAACCTGCCCGCTGTACTTCAACaaggaaaattcctccatgtcccccccgaccccaggggcgaacaccacggcacagagcgtgcatgctaggacattggtgacacatgtcctcgtcagtgatcaaaagaaaacgcacacacaaatcaacaaaagcacatgaagataaacaggtgacaaatatgatgaataatgaacaattagctttagcgaagacgtaatgaaacagtaataagtccggtttaaaacttcattcaaaagaataaaacggaaaatacaagttcagcatccatgtcggcgttggaggccttctgctgcaggagggctttatgtggacaagtgtcctttatttgtcaggaaagcaaaggcatgagtccttggctcagtcctccctttgtccatcttcgtgcagcgtggtggtgccgactccatcctccccacagcgagcaaaacacaacatgtcaacaagaaaaacttgaattagcacgccaattgcctataaacccattaccacaaaaacttcctaaatattagacccatagacaaagcatccatccccacattcacaccccctttctatactactcactatcctaaattaaagagctagtttgccagcacggcatgcaatgattcactcaaacatttccgggctaatggtaaaagcaaaactcacctgattgtcttgataactaggagtaatgtaaatggccgctcggtaaaacgaccagaaataagtccttaaaaccaaatttaaaagtcATCCAGCCAATTCGACCTAAACCCAATCAGAATCACCTATTCTGATCCTCAACCTTCGAAGCCACATTCAAACccttcatgcaacatccacacaccctcaaaaatgagcacatgctaactcatcactataagaaaacactagtcaaaacatgacatccagcaccctccagaagatctgtcgcacctgaaatcaattaaacaaaataatttcaggttttccaatgtcccttactattCACCCCAATTATGCACCTCAAGGCAGAAAACGTGACGAGCAAATATTATTCCCTAACCAGGTTTGAATTCACAATCTCTAGGAGCCAAAACTAtctttctttcttaccttctttcttattttcattcctttttcctttagccaattgtcgtccctttctcatccctcctacagcagttatactctgctgctggtgctgtcaggctgcacgtacgcagcagctgggctgataagcagaatgtcagttcgcacgtacacagaacactgcttttagctcctacactccaattcccatgcagcatgaatatagcttcgtttaccttcagtgacacctaatttaagtcaaaccaaaatttcagtttagccaattttcggctgtagccaaatccaaatgttctctcaacgccattcccgcaaaaggccaattaaaaatgttatgttaaagatttcacaagatgagaaaatgtgaacataattattatcgaatgagaggtacaattattcaatattatgtaaaattattttctacgttagaacttacagctgatagaaaaatataggatcaggtttCTAATCCAATTTTTAAGGATAACTTCCTCAGTtagctatgttctacagtagtttagtaaatttttccaATCCTGACATTTCACCAAGtcaactgattgttgccaaaaagctttttccattacctaactgcagcaaacactccttcactgggtgtaaccataggagacagtctcttttgagcctctctttgtatgtccaggatgaccaccgtcattgattaaagttcacatgttaacacatgctcctccccttcgtctttgttccatctgcagcagggcaaccaagcgtctgtctcatagtgtccatcttacggcgcctcccccatctcgacgcagacacacagcttgtggtggggacttcctgctccatttgtgtagagccagatccaggaaactttcatttgcagccggtttccgtctctatgacaggccaacccagtaaagttcatgccgccacagttcacagcaaacgtcttccttaaatatgttgattgggttgaaatgacagaactttctcttttacaaatcaacgatggcttctaataaatagtcgactttactgactcaaaggtaaatctagactacttcctgggcacaattgttccttaatcatcaaatcagttctacacaggttttaatcattaggtgcaatctaacccaaaatgcaagatccctcttttcatttttattttttatccatcttatttttgggagaataaataccagtttttaactcaaaacagcctggcacaagttttagccaggtagaaataatacaattagtttatctgtttttcatcattcagcgtctcaaaatccagccactaatgttaatggttcttaaagttgaggcaagacaattattgggttttgttttacagcaagatttacagcaatagttttacaaaacctatactaaatatttataaatgggtgtaactgaacgttctagagcaaatactttatttcctgactgactgttaattttaagattggatcatatgattctaagaggtatgagagctgcagaatgcagcaccctgtgctatttatagactatgggattcttgtgtgtaaatgtgggtggagtcaggccctcagacagaactttcagTATCATTCTTCCCTGACCGTTCAGGAGAACAGGTCTCACGGAGGCCAACCATGGACTAAGAACTAAGTCTGGACTAAGAAGGTATgcccaaaacaccaaaaatatcttttctaaagtcacaaattgcttaaaactgcatgttacagaaagcaagcaagccttgtttcaaccatgtgtgtgtgtatgccggcagtagaaaaaagaggaagagagagagagactcagttacaacacggcccaaaagctgataaaatacttcctttgtataaacacgaccatgcaacttttatattttaaacgatttccttgtcatcgtactaaccacaagttctttttctattgtttttcagtcgggcaaagctggactacgccctgttttttccagcagctctctctattaaacactgcgtcattcaacagaggatccagccagaagcagcattcacttctcctcatgcaagaaacactcacatccagtcacacaacggcacagacgacatttttcctctttgtcacagtcttttaaacaaaaataagtcagtccgtcacttatttattctctttgtATACATAAGCGTCTGTTTTaccttatcttttcttaatctctttgtttcagttggactattattatgtttctcctaatttaaatttaactgacccaaattggcacttacttttcctactttacaccaaattgacaggacttcctttaacggctggtaattttcagaacttaatgcctgcttttaagcaagtcctattcaaccattagagcaagtcaaattgcaattttttgagagcgctctgagaaacagtccacatacttattttctacagatctgtttcgatcttactgtttagtagctatctgactttatgtatatgtatatccatatatttctaaaataaatctgtcatatacaaccttacttgcgtttcttattggttttttcccttttttatctccaggccacttaacccccagatcggggtcactcacatgctgccccgcacacagatgattatcacgcttgtacactacatatgtatatatatgtatacacatatacatacacacacatacatatacatatgttactttaaaaccttttatttattaacttatggtactctgttcagactaatcagaacagggttgcagaatttgaattttgcgtaacttcaaacattaattttagcactgcagtgaactttacatatgcgagttgcaacttttagagctcttatttatcttatttattttccctggtaccgcatcaggccctcacactgtggttctctctattcaacccccacctcctaatatggtcaaaagtaagtgggacttacataagctgcacaaaacaacatgttgtggagcacgtaatcagcagctgggctgcctgataagcaAGGAATTGCACCACACGTGTGCGGCTGGAATTGATAAGCACTCTCCAAGTGCTCAAAACTGAGAGCCATACGCAGCCTTTCGCTGCAAACTCAAGACGTCTTCTAACAGGCCTCACTACTGCTTTGCAAACACTCTTAAATTTGTTACTCCTCGAGGACGAACcgaactcagcaaagacttcaacttcttatacaggcctctttttctctttttactttgccacaaactcttattaaatttaccaaaccccaggggaaagaccgaattacaggcaaaactcatttctcacaacttcagcgcttttttttccaggatccccgtctctgctcttaccgagtcaggagactggatttctcaaaaccttatcagcttttcagattctattccaatctgctgtcccacctttcaatttgacacttaaaatt
This window contains:
- the LOC139062078 gene encoding putative nuclease HARBI1, producing MPRSTVHDIVHRVTEDVVAILHQVIHLPKTPEEMEVVSRGFAGLARHRAFMKAAGAIDGCHIRIKAPSGPDGQCYRNRKLFPSIILQAVCDHQGCFIDTYVGWPGSVDDSRVLRHSPLYRQSAFPPPGHFILADGGYPCLQHPLPIITPYKRVVQGVGAQRFNSHHSRARCIIERAFGMMKTSFRTIFLKVLEVHHTFVPHVITACTILHNICLSAGDIVVQDDELEDDAPEDEGEAGLEAVSGALWRDQLSAEVSALEEVPPDHNYC